A region from the Medicago truncatula cultivar Jemalong A17 chromosome 6, MtrunA17r5.0-ANR, whole genome shotgun sequence genome encodes:
- the LOC120575876 gene encoding protein BASIC PENTACYSTEINE1: MDGDNGLNISNWGYYEPVSSFKNHLGLQLMPSMPEKPPLIGSRNAAVMSGTNGAYHHREIGMPQTTYPMDYMRDAWISSQRDNKYMNMNMIPTNPPGYSTSIPETSSAHHIQMIRPPELVKEEIPMEEVPVVEKVNGTGKKRQGPKVPKSPKAKKPKRGPRVPKDENSPSVQRTPRAPKKTTEIAINGIDLDISSIPIPVCSCTGTPQQCYRWGSGGWQSACCTTAISIYPLPMSTKRRGARIAGRKMSIGAFKKVLEKLAAEGYNFSNPIDLRTYWAKHGTNKFVTIR; the protein is encoded by the coding sequence ATGGATGGAGATAATGGACTTAACATAAGCAATTGGGGATACTATGAACCAGTTTCATCTTTTAAGAATCATCTTGGTTTACAACTGATGCCATCCATGCCGGAAAAGCCGCCTTTGATTGGAAGTCGAAATGCTGCGGTTATGTCGGGAACTAACGGTGCATATCACCATCGGGAAATTGGGATGCCTCAAACTACTTACCCTATGGATTACATGAGGGATGCATGGATTAGTAGTCAGAGGGATAATAagtatatgaatatgaatatgatacCTACTAACCCTCCAGGGTATAGTACTAGTATTCCCGAGACATCTTCGGCGCATCATATTCAAATGATTCGACCACCTGAATTGGTTAAGGAAGAAATACCAATGGAGGAAGTACCTGTGGTTGAGAAGGTGAATGGAACTGGTAAGAAGAGGCAAGGACCGAAGGTGCCGAAGTCGCCTAAGGCAAAGAAGCCGAAGAGAGGACCCCGTGTGCCGAAGGACGAGAATTCTCCTTCGGTTCAACGAACACCGAGGGCACCAAAGAAAACTACGGAAATTGCAATTAACGGGATTGATTTGGATATTTCAAGTATTCCGATTCCTGTTTGTTCTTGCACCGGGACACCTCAACAATGTTATAGATGGGGCTCGGGTGGATGGCAGTCTGCATGCTGCACAACGGCTATATCGATATATCCTTTGCCTATGAGTACTAAACGACGCGGTGCTAGAATAGCCGGAAGGAAAATGAGTATAGGAGCTTTTAAGAAAGTATTAGAGAAACTTGCAGCCGAGGGTTATAACTTTTCTAATCCGATAGATTTGAGGACTTATTGGGCAAAACATGGCACCAACAAGTTTGTTACTATCAGGTAG